Sequence from the Corallococcus soli genome:
GGACACCCGGCCTCAGCAGCCGGAGGCGAAGCCCCTGGCGATGATCAACCCGGAGTTCGTCTCGCTCGAAGGTGAGACGACCTACACGGAAGGCTGCCTGTCCATCCCCGGCGAGGCCGAGGACGTGGACCGCGCCGCCGTCGCCACGGTGCGCTACCTGGACGAGGACGGCCAGGAGCAGATGCTGCGCTGTGACGGCCTGCTCGCCATCGCCGTGCAGCACGAGACGGACCACCTGGACGGCACCGTCTTCGTGGACCACGTCTCGTCGCTCAAGCGCGGGCTCATCCGCAAGCGGATGCTGAAGCACAAGGCGTCGCGCGACCAGGGCGCCCCGGCGTCCGCTTAAGCCTTCGCGGTGGCGCTCACGCCCTTCTTCGGGCAGCGCGCCGCCACCGTGCAGGAAGCGCAGGCCGGCGAGCGCGCGAAGCACATGCGCCGCCCATGCCACACGAGCAGCTGATGCCCCAGGGTCCACCGCTCCCGGGGCAGCAGCGCTTGCAGGTCCTTCTCCACCTTGTCCGGATCCTCGTGGGTCGTGAGGCCCATCCGGTACGCGAGCCGCTTCACGTGCGTGTCCACGGGGAAGGCCGCGTCGCCGCCCAGGTGGATGCACACCACGCCGGCGGTCTTGAGGCCCACGCCCGGCAGCTGCGCCAGCGTGTCGCGCACCAGGGGCACCTGCCCCCCGTGCTCCGCGACGAGCGTGCGCGCCGTGGCCACGATGTTCTTCGCCTTCGCGCGGTACAGGCCGCAGGTGCGGATGAAGGGCTCCACGTCCGTGGCCTCCACGGCGGCGTAGGCCCGGGCGTCGGGGAAGCGGGCGAACAGGGCGGGGGTCACTAGGTTGACGCGCTTGTCCGTGCACTGGGCGGACAGGATGACGGCGACCAGCAGCTCCAGGGGCGTGCGGTAGTCCAGCTCGATGCGGGCGTCCGGCATGGCCGCCTCCAGGCCGTCCAGGATTCCCACCGCGCGCTGCCGCTTCTCCGCCACTGTCTCTCGCCGGGCCACGCGGGCGTTGTATGTCACGGGGCGGCCCGGCCCAAGCGCGCAGGACGGGCGCCCTTTTCTTGAAGCGAGGAGAACCATGAAGCCCATCGACTTCCGCTCCGACACCGTGACGAAGCCCACGCCGGCCATGCGGCGCCTCATCGCCGACGCGGAGGTGGGCGACGACGTCTACGGCGAGGACCCCACGGTGCGCCGGCTGGAGGAGCGGGTGGCCGAGCGGCTCGGGCTGGAGGCCGCCGTCTTCGTCCCCTCCGGCACGCAGGCGAACCAGATCGCCATCGGCGCGCACTGCCGCACGGGCGACGAGGTGCTCACGGAGGAGGGCAGCCACATCCTGCACTACGAGGGCGGCGCGGTGCCGGCGCTCTGGGGCGTGCAGCCGGCGGCGCTGCCGGGCGAGCGGGGCCTGCTGACGCCCCAGACGGTGACGGCGGCGGTGCGCGAGGACAACATCCACAATCCCCGCACGCGCCTGCTGTCGCTGGAGAACACGCACAACCGGGGCGGCGGCACGGTGTGGCCGGTGGAGCGCTTCCGGGCGGTGGTGGAGGCGGGGCGCAAGGCGGGGCTCGCGGTGCACCTGGACGGAGCGCGGCTGTTCAACGCGGAGGTCGCGGCGGGGCAGCCGGCGTCCGCGTGGGCCTCGCTGACGGACTCGACGGCGGTGTGCTTCTCGAAGGGGTTGGGGGCGCCGGTGGGCTCGGCGCTCGCGGGAAGGGCGGACGTCATCCGCGAGGCGCGGCGGCTGCGCAAGCGGCTGGGCGGAGGCATGCGACAGGCCGGCCTCCTCGCGGCGGCGGCCCTGTACGCGCTGGACCACCACGTGGAGCGCCTGGCCGAGGACCACGCCAACGCGCGCCGGCTGGCGCAGGGGCTGGCGCAGGTGCCGGGCGTGACGGTGGACCTGTCGAGGGTGGAGACGAACATGGTGTTCGCGGACCTCGCGAGGCCCGCGGCGGAGGCCACCGCGCTGCTCCTGAAGCAGGGCATCCTGACCAACGCCACCGGCCCCCATTCCATCCGCCTCGTGTGCCACCTGGACGTGTCCGCGGCGGACATCGACGACGCCCTGGCGAGGATCCGGGCCGCCTTCGCCAGCTGACGGTGGCGCACGGGGGCCCTGGTTCCTGGCCCGGGTGCGAACCGCACGCACCAGCCCCCACCCACGGAGCCGCCGCCGGCCGGAAACGGGAGCCCGGGCCGGTGCATGGTAGGCTCCCCGCGCCGTGCGCCGACCCGCCGTCCTTGCCCTGCTGGCCCTCTCCGCCTGCGCCACGCCGCGCGCGGAGAAGATGAGCTTTGAGGAGCTGTACGCGACCTCGGGCGACGGCGCCTCCTTCAGCGAATCCTCGCCCTTCCTGCCCCCCGAGCCGGAGCACGCCCGGGGCCCGCTCGCCCCTGAGCGCTCTCCCGAACTCGACGCCGCGCTCGCCTCCTTCGCGGACAAGGCCCGCGCCTACCGCGAGAAGGTCCAGCGTGGCAGCGCCATGCCCCCGGAACAGGCGCGCAACTGGGCGGAGATGAACGCGGCCCTGGACGCCTTCCTGGCCCGGCCCGTGGAGCATACGGACGGCCGCGACCTGACGCGCGCCCGGGGCATCATGGAGGCGGAGCTGGAGCAGGACGCGCGCCTCTACGGCGACATGCCGGGTCCCCTCGCGGAGGCGGTGGTGCTGCGGGTGGGCCGCCTCATCGTCCGCGCGTCCACCCTGCGACGCTGGGAACAGCCTCCGGAGCCCTCCGGCCCGCCGCGCCTCGCCTGGCCCGTGGAGCCGGTCACCATCACCAGCCTCTACGGCGAGCGCTGGCACCCCATCACCGGCCAGCTCCGCCGCCACCTGGGCGTGGACCTGGCGGCCCGCCGGGGGCAGGTCGTCGCCGTCGCGGAGAAGGGCGTCGTCCTGCGCGCCGGCTGGAACGGCGACCACGGCCAGCAGGTGGAGGTGCAGCACCACGGCCAGTGGGTCACCCGCTACAGCCACCTGTCCCAGGTGCTCGTGACGACCGGCGAGGTGTTGGCGAGGGGCGACGTGGTCGGGCTCGCGGGGGACACGGGCCTCGCGACCGGTGTCCACGTCCACTTCGAGCTCTGGCACGACGGCAGCTCGTTGGATCCGCTGGAGGCGCTCGTCACGCCCGAGCCGTCCTCCGGGTCGCCCCAGGAGGAGCGGGCCGTGGCCCAGCCACCGCGGCAATCACCCGCCCTCACGTCCCAGGGGCGTCACCCGAGCTCCACGGGTTCGCGCCCCTGAGGGGGACGGTCCTGCTGCTGCTCACTACAGCGAGTTCTTCAGCTCCTTGGCGGGCCGGAAACCGACCGTCTTCGACGCCTTGAGCTTCATCATCTCGTTGGTCTGCGGGTTGCGAATCTTCCGCGCCTTGCGCGAGCGCAGCGACCAGGTGCCGAACCCCGGGTAGCTGAAGCGCGTGTCCTTCTTCACGGCCTTGCCGATGTTGTTGAAGACGATGTCGAGGATCTGGGCGGCGGACTTCTTCGTGAGCCTCGACTGCGCAGCCACCACCTCCACGAGCTCTGCCTTGGTCATGACACCCCTCCCTCTTGCGTTGTCTGGCGTTGAACGAGCGGATGGCGGAGGTAACAAATCGAGGTTTCGACTGTCAATGCGCCACCTGCTCCCAGGCCGGAAATTAGGCCTCCGGATGAAAACTGGGCTTCGGAAAATACACCCTGTAGAGAGAGGAAGGATCGCATCTTTTGATACATCCTCACACTCCCTCTTTCGTGGAAAGGGGGAGTGATCGCCTGATGATCGATCGCGGATGAAAGTCTTTGGAAGATCGATCACTTAGCAACGGGTCCTGATCCAGTTCCAGCAGGGCACCGTCGAGGGGCTAGAGTGCCTGCCCGCGTGCCATCCCGACTCCTGCCCTGGTTCTTGGTCCTGGTGTGCGCCTGTTCGAGGCCGCCGCCGCTGAAGCCGTCAGGCCCGGGCGAGCTCTGGGTGGACGCTGCGGGGGCGGGAGGCGACGGCACCCGGGGGCGGCCCTTCCGCTCCCTTTCGGACGCTTTGGCCCGTCCAGGCCCGCTGCTCGTGCACCTGGCCGCCGGTCGCTACGAGGGCCCCTTCCGGCTGCCAGGAGGGACAAGGCTCGTGGGCGTGGGCCCCGCCACGGTGCTGACGTCCCCGAAGCCGGGGACCGGAGGGGTGGTGATCGCCAGGGACGAGGCCGTCCTGGAGTCCCTGGCGGTGGAAGGGGGCACCTGGGGCCTGGAGGTCGGGGGCAGGGTGCGGAGCGAGGGAGTCGTCTTCCGGGGGCAGGCGCTGGGGGCGATCCGGGTCGGGGCCGGGCACTTGGAAGGGAAGGGCCTGCGGTTTGAGGCGAGAGGAGCCCTCCAGGCCCAGGGGCAGGCCGGGTGCTCCCCAGAAGCCGCCCCGACAGCGCAATCCGCCGTGTCGGCCCTGGACACACACGCTAGCGACCCGGCGGGGCCCGCTTCTTCTCCGGTTCCCTCGCCTGCGGTGGCGAACGCACAACCCGCCGACCCGGCAGGGCCTGCTTCTCCAATTCCCTCACCTGCAATAGCGAACGTGCAAACTAGCGACCCGGCGGGGCCTGCTTCTCCAGCTCCCTCGCCTGCGATGGCGAACGCGCAACCCGGTGATCCGGCGGGATCTGCTTCCCCTGGAGGCCTCCCGCACGCGATGGCGAAGGCACGGCTCGCGGGCCCGGAGGGGTCCGTTCCCTCTGGGGGCTTCCCGCCTGCGATGGGGAATGCACAGCCCGGTGACCAGGCGGGGCCTGTTTCCCCGCCGGCCCGCCGGCTCGCGGTGGGCGTGCTCGTGGAGGCCTGGACTCCAGGCTCCCCCGCGCCTGGCTTGGTCCTCCGCGACAGCGCGTTCACGGGGCCCTTCGAGCGCGGTGTCCGGCTCCGAGACGGCGCCACGGGCCGGCTGGAAGGAGTGTGCTTCCAGGGGCCCCGGGTGGCGCTGAGCCAGGAAGGCGGCGTGGCGGAAGTCGAGCGGGCGCGCGTGTCGGAGGGGACGGGCCCGGCGTTCCTCGCGGTAGGGGGCACGCTGAAGCTCGTGGACGTGCGGGTCCAGGGGCACGAGTATGGCCTGACGACGAGCGGGACCCAGGTGTTGGTGCGGGGCTTCAGCTCGGAGCATGCCACGCGGGCCGGTTTGGGGCTCACGACGACGACCGGCCTGCTGGAGGACGTGGTCGTGAAGGACGCGGGCACCTACGGCTCGTTGCAGCTCACGAACTCGGACCTGGAGGTCCGTCGCTTCCGGTTGGAAGGCTCGCGGGAGTACGGCGTGGTGGCGGTGCAGGGGCGCGTGCGCCTGCGCGAGGGACGCATCCTGGGGGTGAGCACGGCGGACGGCGTCGCGGGAGACGGCCTCCACCTGCGCCGGGTGGAGGCGGACATCGACACCGTCACGGTCGAGGGCGCGAAGGGGACGTGCGTACTGGCGGCGCAGCAGTCCCGCGTGGTGCTTCGCAACGCCCGGCTCCTGGCCTGCGAACTCGCGGCGCTGTCGGTGGACTCGAAGGCCACCGTGGAGGCCCGGGACATCACGTCCCACGATGCCGGCGAGTCCGTGCTGCTGGCCATCGAAGAAGGCCAACTGCGGGTGGAGGCCCTCACCGCGAAGGGCGCCCGGGGCCCGCTGGTATCCGCCGACTGCGAGGGCGCGACGCGCGTCCGCCTGAAGCGGGTCGACGCAAGCCTCACGCGAGGCCTGGACGCCCGCTGCGTCCAACTCGAAGCCGACCCGACGGCACGCTGAGGTTCACCCCTCGCCCCCTCGCCCCCTCAACCCTGGGCGGGCGCAGGCTCGGGAGAAAGGGGCGTGGCGCGCTTCTCCAGCCACTCGCGGATGACGGGATAGACCTCCGTCGGAGCGCCGGTGCCGAAGATGAGGTCGCCGTGGCCGTAGTCCATCTTGTCTCCGCGGTCCCGACCGAAGATGTGCAGGGTGCGGTCGGGTGACGTGAGCAGGGCGTACTGCGATTCCACGTTGGCCGAGGTGGCCAGCCGGTCCGCGCTGCCGCCCATCACGAGCACGGGCTGCTGGAGCTTCGCGATGCCCGCGCGCCAGTCCGTCTTGCGGTCGTAGGAGCGGAAGGCATCGTGGGCGATCCAGTCCTGGAACTGGAGCAGCACCTTGCGGCTCATCGAGGACATCATGTTGACGGACAGCTGCCGCAGGACGCGCGGCGCGACGTGCCGGGGGTTCACCACGATGTCCGACAGGGGCAGGGCGAGGTAGCCCAGGAAGGGCGCAACGCTGGCGCTCATCCACTCCTGCCGGATGCTGCCCGGCCACGCGGCGCGCACGCCGAGCGAGACGAGCCTGCTCAAGAAAGGCCCCGACTTCAGGTGCACCGGCGCCCCAAGCTCCAACAGGCCCGCGAGCTTCTCGCCCTCGGCGCCCTGGGCCACGCCGTAGCCCACCAGTCCGCCCAGCGAATGACCGAGCCAGAAGGCCTGCCTGGCGCCCGTCTCCTTGAGCGCCAGCTCCAGCACCGCCGGCCCGTCCTGGGTGATGTGGTCGTCGATGGTGAAGTCCGTGGGCCTGCGACCCCGGGGGGGCTGGCGCGAGTGCCCGGTGCCGCGCCACTCCACGCTGAAGCAGTCGAAGCCCGCTTCGTTCAGGTAGTGGGCCACGGAGTAGGGTGGCTCGAAGTCGAAGGTGTAGCGGTTGGCCGCCAGCCCGTGGCACAGCAGCACGGGCTCGGCGAAGCGGCGCACCGGGGCCCGTCGGACGTGCACGGCCAGCTCCCAGCCGTCCTTGCAGCGCACCCGCAGCATCTCCGGCAAGGGGCCCCGCAGGCGGTACCAGCGCCGGACCAGCAGGACCCACAAGATGTTCACGAGCAGCAGGACGACCGCTGCCCCCACCGCCCACAGGGCCCAACGCCCGTACGGCATTTCTCCTCCATGCGACCGGGGACCGACTCCGGCGCGAATAAAACCCTGCTAAGGTCCGTTCCCTCGCCGTTTCTGCCGCATGGGCAGCCGACCACCAGGGGAAGTCGAGGGAACGATGAAGCTACGGAAACTGATGTTCGTGCTCCCGAACCTCTTCACCGTCACCTCCATCTTCTGTGGCTTTTACGCCATCACCCTGTGTTCGGGTGAAGCGGAACCCGTGCAGCTGTACCAGGCGGCCCTGGCCATCCTCTTCGCCATGTTCTTCGACGGGTTCGACGGACGGGTGGCCCGGCTGACGAAGACGCAGAGCGACTTCGGCATGCAGCTCGACAGCCTGGCGGACGTGATGTCCTTCGGTGTCGCGCCGGCGCTGCTCGTCTACAAATGGGCGTTGGCCCCCATGGGCTTCTGGGGCCTGTTCATCTCCTTCGCGTTCATGGCGTGCGGTGCCATGCGGCTGGCGCGCTTCAACGTGCTCGCGATGCGCAACCCGCACGGCGGTGGTGGAGGCTTCTTCGTGGGCCTGCCCATCCCGTTGGCCGCGGGGGTGCTGGTCTCGCTCATCATCTCCCACCATGTGGCCTCGGAGGGTGAGGTGCTGGGGGACGCGGCCCGCCTGCCCGTCGCGGTGGCGGTGGGTGCCCTGTCGCTGCTGATGGTGTCCACGGTGCGCTACCGCACCTTCAAGGACGCGCGGCCCGGTCTGAAGACGGGCCTCGTCTTCCTGATCATGGCCCTCACGGGCGGCTTCATTGCCCGGCAGTTCCACCCGGCCTGGGTGCTGGTGACGTACTTCTTCGCGTACCTGCTGATGGGCCTCGTGGAGTCCGCGGTCTCGGTGCGCAGCCGGCTGGCGTCGCGCAAGGTCGGCGCGGGAGCCGCCGCCGCGGTGGTCGTGGCGGCCGGACTCGAAGAAGAGGACGACGAGGACTCCGAGTCGGGCGCCACCGACGACGGTCCCGCGTATCTCTGAGCAGCCGGGCGCGGCAAGGCGGACGCGGACCGTGCCCTCCCGGCCCGGGACCGCTAGGATGCCCGGCCCATGCGCGTCGAGCTGCTGTGCACCGGTGACGAGCTCGTCACCGGCCTCATCACGGACACCAACAGCACCTATCTGGAAGCCCGCCTCTTCGACCTGGGTGTGAAGGTCGAACGGGTGACGGTGGTCGGTGACGTGCGTCCGGACATCACGGGCGCGCTGCTGGAGGCCTCGGCGCGCGCGGACGTCATCATCGTCTCGGGCGGCCTGGGACCCACGACGGACGACTTCACCCTGGAGTGCGCCGCGGCGGCCGCGGGCGTTCCCCTGGAGGAAGACGCGCGGGTGATGGGCTGGATCGAGGAGCGGTATGCCGCGCGGGGCATGGCCATCAACCCGGGAGCCCTGCGCATGGCGCGCATCCCCGCCGGCGCCGAACCGGTGCGAAATCCTCAGGGCTCGGCGCCGCTGGTCATCCAGAAGCTGGGCCGAGCGCACCTGTTCTTCCTGCCAGGGGTGCCGCGCGAATACCGCGCGCTGGTGGACGGCGAGGTGCTGCCGCGCGTGCGGGGCTGGCTCGCCTCCGAAGCCCACCGCACCTTCCGGGCCTTCCGCCTGCTGCGCACGGTGCGCCTGCCCGAATCGGTGTTGAACCAGCAGGTGATGCCCCTGGTCTCCCGCCATCCCCGGGTGGTGTTCGGCTTCCGCACGCACGCGCCCGAGAACCACCTGAAGCTGATGGCCGAGGCGCCCACCCAGGCGGAGGCGGATGCCGCGCTCTCCGCCGCGGAGGCCGCGTGTCGGGTCGTGCTGGGCACGCACGTGTACGGCGCGGATGCCAACGAATACGCGCCGGTCCTCCTGGGGTTGCTGGCGCGAGCGGGCCATACGCTGGCGGTGGCGGAGAGCTGCACGGGTGGCCTCATCGCGCAGGACCTCACGGCCGTCCCTGGCGCCAGCCAGGTGTTCGTGGGGGGCGCGGTCGTCTACTCGGAAAAGATGAAGTCCGCCTGGGTGGGGGTCCCACCGGAAGTCCTGGCGCGGCACGGCGCGGTGTCCCGGCAGACGGCGCTCGCCATGGCCGAGGGGGTTCGCACCGCCTGCGGCGCGACCTTCGGTCTGTCCGTGACGGGCTACGCCGGTCCCGGAGGCGGAACGCCCGAGGATCCGGTAGGCACCGTCTACTGCGCCCTCGCCGGCCCTGACTTCGAGCCTCGCTGCGAGCGCGTGTCGCTCGCCGGGGACCGGGACCGTGTGCGCCTGTTCGCCGCCTCCCACGTGCTGGAGATGTTGAGGTTGCACCTGCTCGCCGCCCCCGTGTCGCCATGAGTCGCTCCAAATCAAAGCGTCCCCGTCCTTCCGCTCCGGACGCGCCGTCTCCGGCGCCCCAGGCCCCATCCTCCGGTTCCTCGCTGGACCTGCCGGTCCCCATGACCTCCGCTCCGCCCGACCCGGCCTCCCCCACCACGCCCGAGGAGATGGCGGGTCCTCCCGCCGCGAAGGGAGCGCATCCGGTGCGAAGCGCGGTGCGCCTGTGGCTTGCGGCGTACCGGGTGGAGGTGGTGCTGTTCCTGGTGGCGTTCGCGGTGCTGTCCAGCTTCAGCTCGCAGCGCTTCCTGCGGCAGAGCGCCGCGCCTCACTTCATCTACCAGGCCCAGTCCTGGCTGGATGGGCGGCTGGACGTGGACCCACAGGTATTGCCCAACCTGGAGGACTGGGCGTGTGTCCGGCTGGTGGATGGCCAGAAGGTGCGGTGCGAAGGCCGCCCCCTCCGTGACGACCGCTGGTTCGTCAGCTTCCCGTCGTTCCCCGCCGTGGTGATGCTCCCCTTCGTCGCGCTGCACGGCTACCAGTTCAACGACACGTCCTTCGGCGTCTTCGTGGGCGCGCTGGCGGTGGCGCTCTTCTATTCGCTGCTGCGCTTCCTCGCGCAGGAAGGGGAGACGGCTCGCACCCGCGACGACAACGTGGTGCTGTCGCTCGTGCTGGCCTTCGGCACGCTGTTCTTCTACTGCGCCATCCGGGGCGAGGTCTGGTTCGGCGCGCAGGTGATGGGGGTGGCGCTCACGTGCCTGTACGTGCGCAACGCCGTGGGGGCCCGGCGCCCCCTGCTCGCGGGCCTCTTCTTCTCCATGGCCGTGCTCACCCGGACGCCCCTCGTCTTCACGGGCCTCTTCTTCGTCCTGGAGGCGCTCTGCCCGGGACCGGACCGGCTGGCCCAGCTCAAGGCCCTCCCGACCACGTGGAGGCCCGCGCTCCGCAAGCTCGTATTCTTCGGGCTGGGGGCCGCTCCCCTGGCCCTGCTCGCCGCCGCCTACAACGTCTACCGCTTCGGCAAGCCAGGGGAGTTCGGTCACTCGTACCTGTTCAACAACCGGGTGAACGTGGACATCGACCGCTTCGGGCTCTTCAACCTCGAGTACCTGTCGCGCAACCTCCAGGCCGCGTTCCTCAAGCTGCCCCAGGTGTCGCTGTCTCCGCCCCGGCTGTCGTACGACCCGCATGGGCTGACGCTGCTGCTCACGCTGCCGCTGCTGGTGTTCCTGCTGGTGCCCCGAACGCGTCCCCGGCTGCACTGGCCCCTGTGGCTGAGCGTGGCGGTGTGCGCGCTGCCCGGCCTCTTCTACCAGAACACCGGCTACATGCAGTTCGGCTTCCGCTTCAGCCTGGACTACACGCCCTACCTGTTGCTGCTCTTCGCCGTGGGCGGATGGTCCCTGCGCAACCGCGCGGTGGTGGCCGCGCTGGCGCTTGGCGTGCTGGTGAACTTCTGGGGCGCCGTGGCCTTCCGTGGCT
This genomic interval carries:
- the pssA gene encoding CDP-diacylglycerol--serine O-phosphatidyltransferase translates to MKLRKLMFVLPNLFTVTSIFCGFYAITLCSGEAEPVQLYQAALAILFAMFFDGFDGRVARLTKTQSDFGMQLDSLADVMSFGVAPALLVYKWALAPMGFWGLFISFAFMACGAMRLARFNVLAMRNPHGGGGGFFVGLPIPLAAGVLVSLIISHHVASEGEVLGDAARLPVAVAVGALSLLMVSTVRYRTFKDARPGLKTGLVFLIMALTGGFIARQFHPAWVLVTYFFAYLLMGLVESAVSVRSRLASRKVGAGAAAAVVVAAGLEEEDDEDSESGATDDGPAYL
- the ltaE gene encoding low-specificity L-threonine aldolase; the encoded protein is MKPIDFRSDTVTKPTPAMRRLIADAEVGDDVYGEDPTVRRLEERVAERLGLEAAVFVPSGTQANQIAIGAHCRTGDEVLTEEGSHILHYEGGAVPALWGVQPAALPGERGLLTPQTVTAAVREDNIHNPRTRLLSLENTHNRGGGTVWPVERFRAVVEAGRKAGLAVHLDGARLFNAEVAAGQPASAWASLTDSTAVCFSKGLGAPVGSALAGRADVIREARRLRKRLGGGMRQAGLLAAAALYALDHHVERLAEDHANARRLAQGLAQVPGVTVDLSRVETNMVFADLARPAAEATALLLKQGILTNATGPHSIRLVCHLDVSAADIDDALARIRAAFAS
- a CDS encoding M23 family metallopeptidase, with amino-acid sequence MRRPAVLALLALSACATPRAEKMSFEELYATSGDGASFSESSPFLPPEPEHARGPLAPERSPELDAALASFADKARAYREKVQRGSAMPPEQARNWAEMNAALDAFLARPVEHTDGRDLTRARGIMEAELEQDARLYGDMPGPLAEAVVLRVGRLIVRASTLRRWEQPPEPSGPPRLAWPVEPVTITSLYGERWHPITGQLRRHLGVDLAARRGQVVAVAEKGVVLRAGWNGDHGQQVEVQHHGQWVTRYSHLSQVLVTTGEVLARGDVVGLAGDTGLATGVHVHFELWHDGSSLDPLEALVTPEPSSGSPQEERAVAQPPRQSPALTSQGRHPSSTGSRP
- a CDS encoding alpha/beta fold hydrolase, with amino-acid sequence MPYGRWALWAVGAAVVLLLVNILWVLLVRRWYRLRGPLPEMLRVRCKDGWELAVHVRRAPVRRFAEPVLLCHGLAANRYTFDFEPPYSVAHYLNEAGFDCFSVEWRGTGHSRQPPRGRRPTDFTIDDHITQDGPAVLELALKETGARQAFWLGHSLGGLVGYGVAQGAEGEKLAGLLELGAPVHLKSGPFLSRLVSLGVRAAWPGSIRQEWMSASVAPFLGYLALPLSDIVVNPRHVAPRVLRQLSVNMMSSMSRKVLLQFQDWIAHDAFRSYDRKTDWRAGIAKLQQPVLVMGGSADRLATSANVESQYALLTSPDRTLHIFGRDRGDKMDYGHGDLIFGTGAPTEVYPVIREWLEKRATPLSPEPAPAQG
- a CDS encoding CinA family nicotinamide mononucleotide deamidase-related protein, producing the protein MRVELLCTGDELVTGLITDTNSTYLEARLFDLGVKVERVTVVGDVRPDITGALLEASARADVIIVSGGLGPTTDDFTLECAAAAAGVPLEEDARVMGWIEERYAARGMAINPGALRMARIPAGAEPVRNPQGSAPLVIQKLGRAHLFFLPGVPREYRALVDGEVLPRVRGWLASEAHRTFRAFRLLRTVRLPESVLNQQVMPLVSRHPRVVFGFRTHAPENHLKLMAEAPTQAEADAALSAAEAACRVVLGTHVYGADANEYAPVLLGLLARAGHTLAVAESCTGGLIAQDLTAVPGASQVFVGGAVVYSEKMKSAWVGVPPEVLARHGAVSRQTALAMAEGVRTACGATFGLSVTGYAGPGGGTPEDPVGTVYCALAGPDFEPRCERVSLAGDRDRVRLFAASHVLEMLRLHLLAAPVSP
- the nth gene encoding endonuclease III gives rise to the protein MVLLASRKGRPSCALGPGRPVTYNARVARRETVAEKRQRAVGILDGLEAAMPDARIELDYRTPLELLVAVILSAQCTDKRVNLVTPALFARFPDARAYAAVEATDVEPFIRTCGLYRAKAKNIVATARTLVAEHGGQVPLVRDTLAQLPGVGLKTAGVVCIHLGGDAAFPVDTHVKRLAYRMGLTTHEDPDKVEKDLQALLPRERWTLGHQLLVWHGRRMCFARSPACASCTVAARCPKKGVSATAKA
- the def gene encoding peptide deformylase; amino-acid sequence: MVREILIWPDPILKQKARPVVKVDDKVRALVKDMFETMYAAEGVGLAAPQVGVLQRIIVLDTRPQQPEAKPLAMINPEFVSLEGETTYTEGCLSIPGEAEDVDRAAVATVRYLDEDGQEQMLRCDGLLAIAVQHETDHLDGTVFVDHVSSLKRGLIRKRMLKHKASRDQGAPASA
- a CDS encoding HU family DNA-binding protein, yielding MTKAELVEVVAAQSRLTKKSAAQILDIVFNNIGKAVKKDTRFSYPGFGTWSLRSRKARKIRNPQTNEMMKLKASKTVGFRPAKELKNSL